One window of Trifolium pratense cultivar HEN17-A07 linkage group LG5, ARS_RC_1.1, whole genome shotgun sequence genomic DNA carries:
- the LOC123885888 gene encoding purine permease 21-like: MGEVHELQLHKMEDAIEAKETFSLEKNSLEDQIMKESSIINKKKINYFKVAIYVTLVLVGQSCATLLGRLYYEKGGKSKWMATFAQLAGFPILLPYYFFISSTKKITTKNKNNNIIDPNYQPSIFMLAFVYVSIGLIVALNCYLFSIGLLYLPISTFTLICSSQLGFNALFAYFLNSLKVTPYIINSIVLLTISSSLLLFQSDSSNSTHVSKKMYLIGFICTLCSSAGCGLVLSLTQLGFKKVVKKENFKAIMDMIIYPSIVATCATLLGLFASGEWNDIKKEMEEYEIGKASYVLVLTFIAISWKVFNLGCVGLIFEVSSLFSMAISVLGLPIVPILAVVFFKEKMNGIKVISMVLAIWGFISYVYQQYLDESENKKENRNTSNVTKGSSTLEECNIRG; the protein is encoded by the exons ATGGGAGAAGTTCATGAACTACAACTTCACAAAATGGAGG ATGCAATTGAAGCCAAAGAGACATTTTCATTGGAAAAAAATAGCTTAGAAGATCAAATCATGAAAGAATCAAGTATAATCAACAAGAAAAAGATTAACTATTTCAAGGTAGCCATTTATGTTACACTTGTGCTAGTAGGCCAATCTTGTGCAACACTTTTAGGAAGATTGTACTATGAAAAAGGAGGAAAGAGTAAATGGATGGCAACATTTGCTCAACTAGCTGGTTTTCCAATTCTACTACCTTATTACTTTTTCAtctcatcaacaaaaaaaatcaccacaaaaaataaaaataataacatcatTGATCCAAATTATCAACCATCCATTTTCATGCTGGCTTTTGTCTATGTCTCAATTGGCTTAATTGTTGCATTAAATTGTTACTTATTTTCAATTGGGCTATTGTACCTCCCTATCTCTACTTTCACCCTAATTTGCTCATCCCAATTAGGTTTCAATGCTTTATTTGCCTACTTCCTAAACTCACTTAAGGTCACACCTTACATAATCAACTCCATAGTCCTTCTAACAATTTCTTCCTCCCTCCTTTTGTTCCAAAGTGATTCATCAAATTCCACACATGTTTCCAAGAAAATGTATTTGATTGGATTCATATGCACTCTATGCTCATCCGCCGGGTGTGGATTAGTTCTTTCGCTTACGCAACTAGGTTTCAAGAAAGtagtgaaaaaagaaaattttaaagcTATTATGGATATGATAATATATCCATCAATAGTAGCTACTTGTGCTACACTACTAGGACTTTTTGCAAGTGGAGAGTGGAATGATATAAAGAAAGAAATGGAAGAATATGAAATTGGAAAAGCTTCCTATGTGCTTGTTCTTACATTCATAGCCATATCTTGGAAAGTCTTTAATCTTGGTTGTGTTGGACTTATTTTTGAGGTTTCTTCACTTTTCTCCATGGCTATAAGTGTTTTAGGACTTCCTATTGTTCCTATATTGGCTGTGGTATTCttcaaagaaaaaatgaatGGGATTAAGGTCATATCTATGGTCCTAGCTATTTGGGGATTTATATCATATGTTTATCAGCAGTACCTTGATGAGAGTgagaacaaaaaagaaaatagaaacacTAGTAATGTTACTAAAGGTTCTTCAACTTTAGAAGAATGTAATATAAGGGGTTGA
- the LOC123885889 gene encoding uncharacterized protein LOC123885889 translates to MIGSIDCMHWEWKNCPKAWEGQFTRGDKGTTTVILEAVASHDLWIWHAFFGCPGTLNDINVLDRSPVFDDVEQGKTPSVNFYVNQRPYDMTYYLADGIYPSYPTFVKSIRLPQSEPDKLFAKYQEGCRKDIERAFGVLQARFKIIREPARLWDIADLSIIMRSCIILHNMIVEDERDSYAQRWTDFEQSEESGSSAPRPYSTEVLPAFANHVRARSEFRDQKAHHELQADLVKHIWTKFGMFQD, encoded by the coding sequence ATGATTGGGAGTATTGACTGCATGCACTGGGAGTGGAAAAATTGTCCTAAAGCATGGGAAGGTCAATTTACTAGGGGGGATAAGGGAACCACCACAGTTATTCTTGAAGCAGTTGCATCTCATGATCTATGGATCTGGCATGCCTTTTTTGGATGTCCGGGAACGTTGAACGACATAAACGTTCTAGACCGTTCACCTGTTTTTGATGACGTGGAACAGGGAAAGACTCCAAGTGTGAATTTCTATGTGAATCAACGTCCCTATGATATGACATACTATCTAGCCGATGGTATCTACCCTTCTTATCCAACTTTCGTCAAATCTATTAGACTTCCTCAAAGTGAACCCGATAAGTTATTTGCAAAATATCAGGAGGGATGTCGGAAGGACATCGAACGTGCATTTGGAGTGCTTCAAGCTCGATTTAAAATCATCCGTGAACCAGCTCGCTTGTGGGACATAGCCGATCTGAGTATCATCATGAGGTCTTGCATCATATTACATAATATGATTGTTGAGGATGAACGAGATTCATATGCTCAACGTTGGACCGATTTTGAGCAGTCTGAGGAAAGTGGATCTAGTGCACCGCGACCATATTCAACCGAGGTATTACCCGCTTTTGCAAATCATGTGCGTGCTAGATCTGAGTTCCGTGATCAAAAAGCTCATCACGAATTGCAAGCAGATCTAGTGAAGCACATATGGACAAAATTTGGAATGTTTCAGGATTAA